Sequence from the Stenotrophomonas sp. 364 genome:
GCAACGAGCTGGACGAACAGGGCGCCGCGCGCCGCCGGATCGGCCTGCCGGACGCCTACCAGGCGCTGCGCGGCCTGAATTTCGGGCAATGCCGGTTGATGCTGGCGGTGCCCGAGGAATGGGAATGGACCGGCGTTGAGCAGCTGGCCGGCAAGCGCATCGCCACCAGCTACCCGGCAATCCTGGCCGACTGGCTGGCCGCGCGCGGCGTGGATGCGCAGGTGGTGGAACTGTCCGGGTCGGTGGAAATCGCGCCGCGCCTGGGCACCGCCGACCTGATCTGCGACCTGGTCTCGAGCGGTGCCACCCTGGCCGCCAACCAGCTCAAGCCGGTGGAAACGCTGCTGGAAAGCGAAGCGGTGCTGGCCGGCCCGGTGAAGACCCCCGACGACGCCCGCGCCGGCCTGATGGCGATGCTGCTGCGGCGGCTGGATGGCGTGGTCAAGGTGCAGGACAGCAAGCTGCTGATGTTCCGTGCCGCGCTGGACCGGGTGTCCGAACTGACCCGGCTGCTGCCCGATGCCGACCCGCTGGTGCAGCTGCCCGACGACGGCGGCCACCTGCGCCTGCAGACCATGTGCCACGGCGCCTTGACCTGGCAGCGGCTGGAAGACCTGGAGCGCGCAGGCGCCCAGGGCCTGATGGTATTGAGCGTGGAGCGTTCGCTGGCATGAACCGTCTTTCGATGAATGTAGTGGAGTGGTCCACCCTGGACGCCAGCGCGCAGGTGCAGGCGCTGCAGCGCCCGGTGCAGGCCGTGGCCGCGCAGACCCGTGATGCGG
This genomic interval carries:
- the hisG gene encoding ATP phosphoribosyltransferase; amino-acid sequence: MSATQNAPARDRLRIAIQKNGRLAEPARSLLTACGLSWRQSRDKLFCYGESLPVDLLLVRDDDIPGLIADGVCDFGIVGRNELDEQGAARRRIGLPDAYQALRGLNFGQCRLMLAVPEEWEWTGVEQLAGKRIATSYPAILADWLAARGVDAQVVELSGSVEIAPRLGTADLICDLVSSGATLAANQLKPVETLLESEAVLAGPVKTPDDARAGLMAMLLRRLDGVVKVQDSKLLMFRAALDRVSELTRLLPDADPLVQLPDDGGHLRLQTMCHGALTWQRLEDLERAGAQGLMVLSVERSLA